A single Gemmatimonadales bacterium DNA region contains:
- a CDS encoding aminotransferase class IV, producing the protein MTVVYLNGHFMPEDQALISPLDRGFLFGDSVYEVIRAYRGLPFRIEEHFARLAYSLGELRIGAYLSPLKELPSQLIAENDLGGSNALVYIQVTRGVAPRSHAFPPPDVKATIYGRTWAFEPPAAWSDPGLSVILVPDVRWSRCDIKVTALTANVLAHQRAVESGAHEALLVRDGVVLEGTLSSLFGVFEGEVRTAPLSNYILPSITRALVLELCRTEGIPVREVPIYEHEIHRAEELFVASTVHEVGSIHDVQGRALPAERPVTDQLQRLFRAAVERECA; encoded by the coding sequence ATGACCGTCGTCTATCTCAACGGGCATTTCATGCCCGAGGACCAGGCGCTCATCAGCCCGCTCGACCGCGGGTTCCTGTTCGGCGACAGCGTGTACGAAGTGATACGCGCGTACCGCGGGTTGCCGTTCCGCATAGAGGAACACTTCGCGCGGCTGGCATACAGCCTGGGCGAGCTGCGCATCGGTGCGTACCTCTCGCCGCTCAAGGAGCTGCCGTCGCAGCTCATCGCCGAGAACGACCTCGGGGGGAGCAACGCGCTGGTCTACATCCAGGTGACGCGCGGCGTCGCGCCGCGCTCGCACGCATTCCCGCCGCCGGACGTGAAGGCGACGATCTACGGGCGGACCTGGGCTTTCGAGCCGCCGGCTGCATGGAGCGACCCGGGGCTCTCGGTCATCCTGGTCCCCGACGTGCGCTGGTCGCGCTGCGACATCAAGGTCACGGCTCTCACGGCGAACGTGCTGGCGCACCAGCGCGCGGTCGAGTCCGGCGCGCACGAGGCGCTGCTGGTCCGCGACGGCGTGGTGCTCGAGGGGACGCTGAGCAGCCTGTTTGGCGTGTTCGAGGGCGAAGTGCGGACGGCGCCGCTCTCCAACTACATCCTCCCCAGCATCACGCGCGCGCTGGTCCTGGAGCTCTGCCGCACCGAGGGGATCCCGGTACGGGAGGTGCCGATCTACGAGCACGAGATACATCGGGCGGAGGAGCTGTTCGTCGCGAGCACGGTCCACGAAGTGGGCAGCATCCATGACGTACAGGGCCGCGCGCTGCCGGCGGAGCGGCCGGTGACGGACCAGCTCCAGCGCCTCTTCCGCGCCGCGGTCGAGCGCGAGTGCGCCTAG